From Medicago truncatula cultivar Jemalong A17 chromosome 7, MtrunA17r5.0-ANR, whole genome shotgun sequence, a single genomic window includes:
- the LOC11425911 gene encoding meiosis regulator and mRNA stability factor 1, whose protein sequence is MMEDGSTFSSAKISVWWDIENCQVPRYFNDANSIAQNITTALFNSNFHGPLSISSYGDTTRIPSHVQHALSSTGISLHHVPAGAKDASDKKILVDMLLWAIDNPAPANYLLISGDRDFSNALHQLRMRRYNILLAQPFCASKPLTAAAKIVWQWPTLIAGGPPFLTEPNPNCSRKLFYQPKPETDHNNNNNDTSSVANSEQVKTSKLFRLAPHEFFSSNHPTIIPISSTNLQTHNQDSTKSITDFNVHNNQLMLPLSHGNDDATHVGNASSEQLLGSNVRKVKSMPTISTYENLQGLVDVILVTLNTLMNEMVFPTEGNIIHCIRYGDPKYETLDIRKGLHCAIEQQKVVKRVFGTLRLYIVANENLWKCVNPLRGLPSHFPDAIWVRIEKFLASSSGRSAILASCNRYEASLILKKLCLEELVLGDVLKILEIIITIKKWIIPYHSRWQPITISLTETNDDS, encoded by the exons ATGATGGAAGATGGTAGTACATTCTCGTCGGCGAAGATATCCGTTTGGTGGGACATAGAAAACTGTCAAGTCCCACGATACTTCAACGACGCTAATTCCATCGCTCAAAATATCACCACCGCTCTCTTCAACTCCAACTTCCATGGCCCACTTTCCATTTCCTCTTACGGTGACACCACTCGCATCCCCTCCCACGTTCAACACGCGCTTTCTTCCACCGGCATTTCCCTCCATCACGTCCCCGCCG gggcgAAAGATGCTAGTGATAAGAAGATACTTGTTGATATGTTGCTATGGGCTATTGATAACCCTGCACCTGCTAACTATTTGTTAATTTCTGGTGATAGAGATTTCTCAAACGCTCTTCATCAACTTCGTATGAGAAGGTATAACATTCTTCTTGCTCAACCTTTTTGTGCTTCTAAACCTCTTACCGCTGCGGCGAAAATCGTTTGGCAATGGCCTACACTCATTGCTGGTGGTCCTCCTTTCTTAACTGAACCAAACCCTAATTGTTCTAGGAAACTTTTCTATCAACCTAAACCTGAGACTgatcataacaacaacaataatgatACTAGTTCTGTTGCTAATTCTGAACAAGTTAAGACTTCAAAGTTGTTTAGATTAGCCCCACATGAATTCTTTTCTAGTAATCACCCTACAATAATCCCAATTAGTAGTACTAATCTCCAAACTCACAATCAGGACTCAACTAAAAGCATTACTGATTTTAATGTTCATAATAATCAATTAATGCTTCCACTTTCTCATGGTAATGATGATGCAACCCATGTTGGAAATGCTAGTTCTGAACAATTGTTGGGTTCTAATGTAAGGAAAGTGAAGAGTATGCCAACAATATCAACTTATGAGAATTTGCAAGGACTTGTGGATGTTATTCTAGTCACTTTGAATACACTGATGAATGAAATGGTTTTTCCTACTGAAGGAAATATAATTCATTGCATTCGTTATGGTGATCCCAAATATGAGACACTTGATATTAGGAAAGGTTTGCATTGTGCAATTGAGCAACAGAAGGTGGTTAAACGAGTATTTGGCACATTGCGTTTGTATATTGTTGCAAATGAGAATCTATGGAAGTGTGTCAACCCTTTACGTGGTTTGCCCAGTCATTTCCCAGATGCAATCTGGGTTAGGATTGAGAAATTTCTTGCTTCATCTTCAGGAAGATCAGCGATTTTGGCGTCTTGTAACAG ATATGAAGCTTCATTAATTCTAAAGAAATTGTGTCTTGAAGAGCTTGTGTTGGGTGATGTACTTAAGATTTTGGAGATTATAATCACAATCAAGAAATGGATTATACCTTATCATTCTAGATGGCAGCCGATTACCATTTCACTTACAGAGACTAATGATGATAGTTGA